The window GCCCTGCTCGAAGTGCTGCGCGGCCGCGATCACCGTTCCGACCTCGGCGTCGCCGTGGAGCACCGCGTCGCCGCGGGCGGCCGGTGCGCCATCGAGCTGCAGCGCCACGAGTCGCCGGGGCGGATGCCCGAGGTTGTGCACCTTTGCCACCGTCTCCTGCCCGCGGTAGCACCCCTTGTTCAGGTGCACGGCGCTGCGCAGCCAGTCGACCTCGTGCGGCAGCATCCGCTCATCGGCGTCGGCGATGCGCGGACGCCAGGCGGCGACGCGCAGGGCGTCGGCAGCTATCGAGCCGGCCAGGTGCAAGGCACCGGATGCCGCAGCCGTGGCCAGTCGCGAGACCCCCTCGGCATCGACCAGGGCTTCGGCCCAATCGCGCTCGGCGCCCGGGTGCGGGTCGGCGGCCGAATACGCCCAGCCGCCCTCGGTGATCCCCGGCCACGGGTCATGCCAGACCAGCGGCGCCGGCAGCGCGGCCACCGCCCCCGCCGTTCCCCCGACGACCGCGTACTCGTCACGCGCGTCGCGCGGGTCCACGCGCAGGCGGAACCGCATCTTCTTCAGAAAATCGAGCAGGCCCACGGCATCCGATCTGTCGACGATCAGCCACGCCGTCTGACCGTCATCGATGAGGGATGCCGCGTGCTCGACGTGCCCGTTCGGGTCGAGGATCAGCAGCTCGGCGCTCTCGCCGGGCACCAGCACGCTCAGCCGCTGGGTCGAGAACGACTCCAGCCAGGTGAGGCGGTCTTCGCCGGGCACGGCCAGCACGACGCGGTCGCCCAGCGGCGCCAGCGCGGCGC is drawn from Microbacterium protaetiae and contains these coding sequences:
- a CDS encoding YgfZ/GcvT domain-containing protein, which encodes MDAFAALLRAADGAVVADGVLEHVGNPIAEQRALASGAALAPLGDRVVLAVPGEDRLTWLESFSTQRLSVLVPGESAELLILDPNGHVEHAASLIDDGQTAWLIVDRSDAVGLLDFLKKMRFRLRVDPRDARDEYAVVGGTAGAVAALPAPLVWHDPWPGITEGGWAYSAADPHPGAERDWAEALVDAEGVSRLATAAASGALHLAGSIAADALRVAAWRPRIADADERMLPHEVDWLRSAVHLNKGCYRGQETVAKVHNLGHPPRRLVALQLDGAPAARGDAVLHGDAEVGTVIAAAQHFEQGPIALALVRRNTPVDVDLAVATADGPVAAAQEVIVPPEAGATASVPRIPKLGRRRA